Proteins encoded in a region of the Cytobacillus pseudoceanisediminis genome:
- the aroH gene encoding chorismate mutase, with amino-acid sequence MIRGVRGAVTVDKNSESEILEATEMLIRQMIQENKINSEDVASVFISVTEELTAAFPAKAMRSIEGWTYVPVMCMREIPVEGSLRNCIRVMMHVNIDVPQENICHIYLREAIQLRPDLKTTDSP; translated from the coding sequence GTGATTCGAGGGGTGAGGGGAGCCGTCACCGTAGATAAGAATAGTGAATCTGAGATATTAGAGGCAACTGAGATGCTGATCAGACAAATGATTCAGGAGAATAAGATTAATTCTGAGGATGTTGCTTCTGTATTCATATCCGTTACGGAAGAATTAACAGCAGCCTTTCCCGCAAAGGCAATGCGTTCAATAGAGGGCTGGACCTATGTTCCTGTCATGTGCATGAGGGAAATACCTGTTGAAGGATCACTTCGTAATTGTATTAGGGTAATGATGCATGTGAATATAGATGTCCCTCAGGAGAATATCTGCCATATATATTTGCGTGAAGCCATCCAGCTCCGGCCAGATCTAAAGACCACAGACTCTCCTTAA
- the hisC gene encoding histidinol-phosphate transaminase, with the protein MKWKEQLLDLTPYQPGKSIDQVKKEYGLDKIVKLASNENPFGCSEKVLFTMNQSTSFFALYPDGYASELRTALAGHLSIQEDQLIFGNGSDEIIQMISRALLSPETNTVMAAPTFPQYRHNAVVEGAEIREIPLVDGGHDLDGMLAAIDENTAVVWVCSPNNPTGNYVNESSLLSFLQKVPRDVLIVLDEAYYEYVIAEDYYNALDLIRKFENLIVLRTFSKIYGLASLRVGYGIADPQTIKALEPVREPFNVNKFAQAAAAAAIGDQNFIEECRQKNREGLEQFYAFCEAHGLEYYPSQGNFILINFNADSNEVFQFLLEKGYIVRSGKALGFQGYVRVTVGSKEQNDGVLAAMDQYLAKQAAAL; encoded by the coding sequence ATGAAATGGAAGGAACAGCTGTTGGATTTAACTCCTTACCAGCCGGGAAAATCAATTGATCAAGTAAAAAAGGAATACGGTCTGGATAAAATAGTTAAGCTTGCTTCAAATGAAAATCCGTTTGGATGCTCTGAAAAAGTTCTTTTTACTATGAATCAGTCGACATCATTTTTTGCGCTGTATCCCGATGGCTATGCTTCTGAACTGCGGACTGCTCTGGCTGGACACTTAAGCATACAGGAAGATCAGCTGATTTTTGGAAACGGATCGGATGAAATAATTCAAATGATTTCCAGAGCTTTATTAAGCCCGGAAACAAATACTGTAATGGCTGCGCCAACATTCCCTCAATATAGGCATAATGCTGTAGTAGAAGGAGCCGAGATCAGGGAAATTCCATTAGTTGATGGGGGACATGATCTTGATGGAATGCTGGCTGCAATTGATGAAAATACAGCTGTAGTATGGGTTTGCAGTCCAAACAATCCGACAGGAAACTATGTTAATGAATCTTCATTGCTTTCCTTTCTGCAAAAGGTGCCTCGTGATGTATTGATAGTCCTTGATGAAGCTTATTATGAATATGTTATTGCTGAGGATTACTACAATGCATTGGATTTGATCCGGAAATTCGAAAATTTGATTGTCCTTCGTACATTTTCGAAAATTTATGGCTTAGCAAGCCTTCGGGTAGGCTATGGAATTGCAGATCCTCAAACTATCAAAGCTCTTGAGCCGGTTAGGGAGCCGTTCAATGTAAACAAGTTTGCTCAGGCTGCAGCAGCTGCAGCCATAGGGGATCAGAACTTTATCGAAGAGTGCAGACAGAAAAATCGGGAAGGGCTGGAACAATTCTATGCTTTCTGTGAAGCACATGGACTGGAATACTACCCTTCACAGGGAAATTTCATTTTAATCAACTTTAATGCAGATTCAAATGAAGTGTTTCAATTTTTGCTTGAAAAAGGGTATATCGTCCGCTCCGGCAAAGCACTTGGCTTCCAGGGATATGTCCGTGTCACAGTAGGTTCCAAGGAACAGAATGATGGTGTGCTTGCCGCCATGGATCAATACCTTGCAAAGCAGGCTGCAGCATTGTAG
- a CDS encoding prephenate dehydrogenase, whose amino-acid sequence MRGKIFIIGLGLIGGSLALSIKRSHSESMIIGFDVNKEQGRLAEMLGVADGISSTIEDGARDADLILIAAPVQETQKIIHILKECELKNTVIISDAGSTKKEIVSCAKVLKEKGITFIGGHPMAGSHKSGVTAAKALLFENAFYLLTPEEHVSTAEVERLKEWLTGTKAKFLTLSPEEHDYITGIVSHFPHMVAASLVHQAEKTSRSQKLIPRLAAGGFRDITRIASSSPAMWRDILLQNKEVLLKLMEDWQEEMENVKSILRQENSEGIFEYFLRAKLFRDELPQKEKGAIPAFYDLFVDVPDYPGVISEITGYLAKEEISITNIRILETREEIYGVLVISFQTEEDRERAINCLEQYTSYETTIGL is encoded by the coding sequence ATGAGAGGGAAAATCTTTATTATCGGCCTTGGTTTGATCGGCGGCTCTTTGGCATTATCGATAAAAAGAAGCCATAGTGAAAGCATGATCATCGGCTTTGATGTAAATAAAGAGCAGGGACGCCTTGCTGAAATGCTTGGGGTCGCAGATGGAATTTCTTCTACAATTGAGGATGGAGCAAGGGACGCCGATTTAATTTTAATAGCTGCACCTGTGCAGGAGACACAAAAAATTATACATATATTAAAAGAGTGTGAATTAAAAAACACGGTCATCATCTCGGATGCAGGCAGCACTAAAAAGGAAATTGTCAGCTGCGCTAAGGTACTGAAGGAAAAAGGAATTACGTTTATCGGAGGCCACCCAATGGCTGGCTCTCATAAGAGCGGTGTTACTGCAGCAAAAGCATTGCTTTTTGAAAATGCCTTTTATCTGCTCACTCCTGAAGAGCACGTTTCCACGGCAGAGGTTGAAAGGTTAAAAGAATGGCTCACAGGGACGAAAGCAAAATTTCTAACCTTATCGCCTGAAGAACATGATTATATAACTGGTATTGTGAGCCATTTTCCGCACATGGTGGCTGCTTCTCTAGTGCATCAGGCAGAAAAAACAAGCCGTTCACAAAAGCTGATTCCAAGACTGGCTGCCGGCGGATTCAGGGATATTACCAGGATTGCCTCCAGCAGCCCTGCAATGTGGAGAGATATCCTGCTTCAGAATAAAGAAGTGCTTCTTAAGTTAATGGAGGATTGGCAGGAGGAAATGGAGAATGTTAAATCAATCCTCAGGCAAGAAAACAGTGAGGGCATTTTTGAGTATTTCCTCCGTGCAAAATTGTTCAGGGATGAACTGCCGCAAAAAGAAAAAGGCGCAATTCCGGCATTTTATGATCTCTTCGTCGATGTGCCGGACTACCCAGGTGTCATTTCAGAAATAACTGGATATTTAGCTAAGGAAGAAATCAGCATTACGAATATCAGAATTCTGGAAACAAGAGAAGAAATTTATGGAGTTTTGGTTATCAGCTTTCAAACTGAAGAGGACCGGGAACGGGCCATTAATTGCTTAGAACAATATACAAGCTATGAAACAACCATCGGTCTATAG
- the aroA gene encoding 3-phosphoshikimate 1-carboxyvinyltransferase yields the protein MIPANLRTNLKGLSGEIAVPGDKSISHRSVMFGSIAKGKTVVTNFLLGEDCLSTIACFRKLGVSIEQEGNKVTIMGKGMDGLHEPEAILDVGNSGTTIRLMMGILAGRPFHSVLVGDESIAKRPMTRVTAPLSLFGAKIYGRKNGEFTPLSVIGGPLAGAAYELPVASAQVKSSLLFAGLQASGETVIIEPMKTRDHTERMIKQFGGEVAADGHTIRIKGGQTLTGTEIHVPGDISSAAFFLAAGAIVPNSEIKLKNVGLNPTRTGIIEVLQQMGANISIEPYENGLAEPAGDITIRTSTLKGTVIEGALIPRLIDEIPIIALLATQAEGETVIKDAEELKVKETNRIDTVVKELSKLGADITATEDGMVIKGRASLSGGTVSSHGDHRIGMMLAVAAAISKGEVQLQQKEAISVSYPSFFEHFESLISET from the coding sequence ATGATTCCGGCAAATTTAAGGACAAATCTTAAGGGATTAAGCGGAGAAATTGCGGTACCAGGTGATAAATCCATATCTCATCGATCTGTGATGTTTGGATCAATTGCAAAGGGAAAGACTGTTGTAACCAATTTCCTGCTTGGTGAGGACTGCTTAAGTACGATAGCCTGCTTTAGAAAGCTGGGTGTATCTATTGAACAGGAAGGCAATAAAGTCACAATTATGGGGAAGGGGATGGATGGATTACATGAACCCGAAGCTATTCTGGATGTTGGCAATTCCGGTACAACCATTCGCCTTATGATGGGAATCCTGGCTGGCCGTCCATTCCATTCAGTCCTTGTCGGGGATGAATCAATTGCAAAAAGGCCAATGACAAGAGTTACCGCACCGCTTAGTTTATTTGGGGCGAAGATTTATGGCAGGAAGAATGGTGAATTTACCCCTTTATCAGTAATTGGCGGACCGTTGGCCGGGGCAGCATACGAGCTTCCTGTAGCGAGCGCACAGGTAAAATCCTCGCTGCTCTTTGCCGGCCTGCAGGCCAGTGGGGAAACAGTCATTATTGAACCTATGAAGACGCGTGATCATACCGAAAGAATGATTAAGCAATTTGGCGGGGAAGTTGCAGCAGATGGGCATACCATTCGGATTAAAGGCGGTCAAACGCTAACAGGGACGGAAATCCATGTTCCAGGCGATATATCTTCTGCTGCCTTCTTCCTGGCTGCAGGAGCCATTGTGCCTAACAGTGAGATTAAACTGAAAAACGTCGGGCTCAATCCTACAAGAACCGGCATCATTGAGGTATTGCAGCAGATGGGTGCAAATATTAGCATTGAGCCATATGAAAATGGCTTAGCCGAGCCCGCAGGAGATATTACCATTAGAACATCCACTCTTAAAGGAACCGTTATCGAAGGGGCGCTCATTCCTCGGCTTATCGATGAAATTCCTATTATAGCCCTGCTCGCAACACAGGCAGAGGGAGAAACAGTTATCAAGGATGCAGAAGAACTTAAAGTCAAGGAAACGAATCGCATTGATACGGTTGTCAAGGAACTGTCAAAGCTTGGAGCCGATATTACTGCTACGGAAGATGGAATGGTGATCAAAGGGAGGGCATCCCTTTCTGGAGGTACTGTTTCAAGCCATGGGGACCATCGAATCGGCATGATGCTTGCAGTTGCCGCTGCCATTTCAAAGGGGGAAGTTCAGCTTCAACAGAAAGAAGCTATTTCTGTATCCTATCCGTCGTTTTTTGAGCATTTTGAAAGCCTGATTTCGGAGACGTAA